The following are from one region of the Salvia hispanica cultivar TCC Black 2014 chromosome 1, UniMelb_Shisp_WGS_1.0, whole genome shotgun sequence genome:
- the LOC125214116 gene encoding LOW QUALITY PROTEIN: photosystem II CP43 reaction center protein-like (The sequence of the model RefSeq protein was modified relative to this genomic sequence to represent the inferred CDS: deleted 1 base in 1 codon), with translation MTIALGKFTKDENDLFDIMDDWLRRDRFVFVGWSGLLLFPCAYFAVGGWFTGTTFVTSWYTHGLASSYLEGCNFLTAAVSTPANSLAHSLLLLWGPEAQGDFTRWCQLGGLWTFVALHGAFGLIGFMLRQFELARSVQLRPYNAIAFSGPIAVFVSVFLIYPLGQSGWFFAPSFGVAAIFRFILFFQGFHNWTLNPFHMMGVAGVLGAALLCAIHGATVENTLFEDGDGANTFRAFNPTQAEETYSMVTANRFWSQIFGVAFSNKRWLHFFMLFVPVTGLWMSALGVVGLALNLRAYDFVSQEIRAAEDPEFETFYTKNILLNEGIRAWMAAQDQPHENLIFPEEVLPRGNLFNGTLSVAGRDQETTGFAWWAGNARLINLSGKLLGAHVAHAGLIVFWAGAMNLFEVAHFVPEKPMYEQGLILLPHLATLGWGVGPGGEVIDTFPYFVSGVLHLISSAVLGFGGIYHALLGPETLEESFPFFGYVWKDRNKMTTILGIHLILLGLGAFLLVFKALYFGGVYDTWAPGGGDVRKITNLTLSPSIIFGYLLKSPFGGEGWIVSVDDLEDIIGGHVWLGSICILGGIWHILTKPFAWARRALVWSGEAYLSYSLAALSVFGFIACCFVWFNNTAYPSEFYGPTGPEASQAQAFTFLVRDQRLGANVGSAQGPTGLGKYLMRSPTGEVIFGGETMRFWDLRAPWLEPLRGPNGLDLSRLKKDIQPWQERRSAEYMTHAPLGSLNSVGGVATEINAVNYVSPRSWLATSHFVLGFFLFVGHLWHAGRARAAAAGFEKGIDRDFEPVLFMTPLN, from the exons ATGACTATAGCCCTTGGTAAATTTACCAAAGAcgaaaatgatttatttgatattatgGATGACTGGTTACGGAGGGACCGTTTCGTTTTTGTAGGCTGGTCCGGCCTATTGCTCTTTCCTTGTGCCTATTTTGCTGTAGGGGGTTGGTTCACAGGTACAACCTTTGTAACTTCCTGGTATACCCATGGATTGGCGAGTTCCTATTTGGAAGGTTGTAATTTCTTAACAGCCGCAGTTTCTACTCCTGCTAATAGTTTAGCACATTCTTTATTGTTACTGTGGGGTCCTGAAGCACAAGGAGATTTTACTCGTTGGTGTCAATTAGGTGGTCTGTGGACTTTTGTTGCTCTGCATGGCGCTTTCGGACTAATAGGTTTCATGTTACGTCAATTTGAGCTTGCTCGATCTGTTCAATTGCGACCTTATAATGCAATCGCATTCTCTGGTCCAATTGCTGTTTTTGTTTCTGTATTCCTGATTTATCCACTAGGGCAGTCTGGTTGGTTCTTTGCACCCAGTTTTGGTGTAGCAGCTATATTTCGATTCATCCTCTTTTTTCAAGGATTTCATAATTGGACGCTGAATCCATTTCATATGATGGGAGTTGCCGGTGTATTGGGGGCTGCTTTGCTATGCGCTATTCATGGTGCTACCGTAGAAAATACTTTATTTGAAGATGGTGATGGTGCAAATACATTCCGTGCTTTTAACCCAACTCAAGCCGAAGAAACTTATTCCATGGTCACCGCTAATCGCTTTTGGTCCCAAATCTTTGGGGTTGCTTTTTCCAATAAACGTTGGTTACATTTCTTTATGTTATTTGTACCAGTAACCGGTTTATGGATGAGTGCTCTTGGAGTAGTCGGTTTGGCCCTGAACCTACGTGCCTATGACTTCGTTTCTCAAGAAATTCGTGCAGCGGAAGATCCGGAATTTGAGACTTTCTATACCAAAAATATTCTATTAAACGAAGGTATTCGTGCTTGGATGGCGGCTCAAGATCAGCCTCATGAAAATCTTATATTCCCTGAGGAGGTTCTACCACGTGGAAAC CTCTTTAATGGAACTTTATCTGTAGCTGGTCGTGACCAAGAAACCACCGGTTTTGCTTGGTGGGCCGGAAATGCCCGACTTATTAATTTATCCGGTAAACTACTAGGAGCTCATGTAGCCCATGCCGGATTAATCGTATTCTGGGCGGGGGCAATGAACCTATTTGAAGTGGCTCATTTCGTACCAGAGAAACCTATGTATGAACAAGGATTAATTTTACTTCCCCATCTAGCTACTCTAGGTTGGGGGGTAGGACCCGGGGGAGAAGTTATAGATACCTTTCCATACTTTGTATCTGGAGTACTTCATTTAATTTCCTCTGCAGTATTGGGCTTTGGCGGTATTTATCATGCACTTCTGGGACCCGAGACATTGGAAGAATCTTTTCCATTCTTCGGTTATGTATGGaaagatagaaataaaatgacCACAATTTTAGGTATTCACTTAATCTTGTTGGGTCTGGGTGCTTTTCTTCTAGTCTTCAAAGCTCTTTATTTTGGGGGCGTATATGATACTTGGGCTCCGGGAGGGGGAGATGTAAGAAAAATTACCAACTTGACCCTTAGCCCAAGTATCATATTTGGTTATTTACTAAAATCCCCCTTTGGGGGGGAAGGATGGATTGTTAGTGTGGACGATTTAGAAGATATAATCGGAGGACATGTATGGTTAGGTTCCATTTGTATACTTGGTGGAATCTGGCATATCTTAACTAAACCCTTTGCGTGGGCTCGACGCGCCCTTGTATGGTCTGGAGAGGCTTACTTATCTTATAGTTTAGCGGCTTTATCCGTCTTTGGTTTCATTGCTTGTTGTTTTGTCTGGTTCAATAATACTGCTTATCCTAGCGAGTTTTACGGACCTACTGGACCAGAAGCTTCTCAGGCTCAAGCATTTACTTTCCTAGTTAGAGATCAACGTCTTGGGGCTAATGTAGGATCTGCTCAAGGACCTACTGGCTTAGGTAAATATCTAATGCGTTCCCCGACTGGAGAAGTCATTTTTGGAGGAGAAACTATGCGTTTTTGGGATCTGCGTGCTCCTTGGTTAGAACCTCTAAGAGGTCCAAATGGATTGGACTTGAGTAGGTTGAAAAAAGACATACAACCTTGGCAAGAACGGCGTTCCGCAGAATATATGACTCATGCTCCTTTAGGCTCTTTAAATTCTGTGGGTGGTGTAGCTACTGAGATTAATGCAGTCAATTATGTCTCCCCTAGAAGTTGGTTAGCTACCTCTCATTTTGTTCTAGGATTCTTCCTTTTTGTGGGTCATTTATGGCACGCGGGAAGGGCTCGTGCAGCTGCAGCAGGATTCGAAAAAGGAATTGATCGTGATTTTGAACCTGTTCTTTTCATGACCCCTCTTAATTGA